One window of Atribacter laminatus genomic DNA carries:
- a CDS encoding S41 family peptidase, producing MNNLQKKRLAIWVVIIAVLLGLIVVTSVQANRYDTYFSTEIESDKWQPLLETIYLIKNQYYSEKEIDENDLMEEAIRGVLKATGDPYARYLNEEDLKIETSDRIEGEFSGLGIVIAIKDDKLTIITPYQGSPASQAGVKAGDVISQIDGESTSGMPLDESVRRLRGDRGTKVVLQLQREGIADPITVTVIRDIIKIKSVEFELLEEGIGLIRIIEYHGRTNVEVEDAIKQLKLLEVKGLVIDLRNNPGGLLSSAIICSGLFVPRDTSILFIEDRNGNRESLENPVEKIVDLPMVALINKGTASGAEIMAGIFRDILKTPLIGETTFGKGVVQQIFPLSHQGGVIFTISKYYLPDGTDIDGEGIQPEVVVENEEEQIDIAIQELKRIINEKENNVPE from the coding sequence GTGAACAACTTGCAAAAAAAACGTTTAGCCATTTGGGTAGTTATTATCGCGGTTCTTTTGGGACTAATCGTTGTTACTTCAGTTCAGGCCAATCGTTATGATACTTATTTTTCAACAGAAATAGAAAGCGATAAATGGCAACCACTTCTCGAGACTATTTATCTAATAAAGAATCAATATTATTCAGAGAAAGAAATTGATGAAAATGATTTGATGGAGGAAGCGATACGAGGTGTATTGAAAGCCACAGGAGATCCCTATGCTCGCTATTTAAATGAAGAAGATCTCAAAATAGAAACCAGCGATCGTATTGAAGGCGAGTTTTCTGGCTTAGGAATAGTAATTGCGATTAAAGATGATAAATTGACCATCATTACACCTTATCAGGGATCACCGGCTTCCCAGGCTGGGGTAAAGGCTGGTGACGTGATTAGTCAAATAGATGGAGAATCTACTTCGGGAATGCCATTAGATGAATCAGTACGGAGACTTCGGGGTGATAGGGGAACAAAAGTTGTCCTACAATTACAAAGAGAAGGAATAGCGGATCCTATTACCGTAACAGTTATTAGAGATATTATTAAAATAAAAAGCGTAGAATTTGAACTCTTAGAAGAAGGCATCGGTTTAATTCGAATTATTGAATACCATGGACGAACCAATGTTGAGGTCGAAGATGCTATTAAGCAATTAAAGCTTTTGGAGGTCAAGGGGCTGGTAATCGATTTAAGAAATAATCCAGGTGGTCTTCTTTCCTCGGCAATTATTTGTTCGGGTTTGTTTGTGCCGAGAGATACGAGTATCCTTTTTATTGAAGATCGGAACGGAAACCGTGAGTCGTTGGAAAATCCTGTTGAAAAAATTGTTGATCTCCCTATGGTTGCTTTAATAAATAAGGGAACGGCCAGTGGAGCTGAGATAATGGCAGGAATTTTTCGGGACATTTTAAAAACACCCCTTATTGGAGAGACAACCTTTGGAAAAGGTGTAGTACAGCAGATTTTTCCACTTTCTCACCAGGGAGGAGTTATATTTACTATTTCAAAATATTACTTACCCGATGGAACTGATATTGATGGTGAAGGAATTCAACCCGAAGTTGTAGTTGAAAATGAAGAAGAACAAATAGATATTGCCATTCAGGAGTTAAAAAGGATTATCAATGAAAAAGAAAACAATGTCCCTGAGTAA
- a CDS encoding murein hydrolase activator EnvC family protein encodes MRKLSFLIIICLIPAIFLFLISPDCFGNDIEAEIDTQLKELEKMKSEQAKLDQELKKLEKTQKNVAAEIHNIENKIEKLENDITTSRNRILQLEKDRALLRKDIEGLSQDISSSKTKISQAMVRAYKNNVNFDFWSVFLGSSDPAEVEEQWYLFQKYSEHEMGNISRYLNKRQNLQNKLKEIEQKIRLEAVLKEKLVLDEKNVKKLEETRKSLLNQLLVDKKKFQNNLAELVAAQKNVTNLISQLQKELKKSRESTSASTKNLPPVKMGRFFWPVSGGKVIKNFGMSKDPVYQIQVFNPGIDIAASRGDNVYAAQDGVVLLARSIRGYGKTILIDHGQDVVTMYAYLDSIQVNPGDMVKGGQTIGLAGETGLTNVPAVHFEVRVGTNAQEDNPIKWLK; translated from the coding sequence ATGAGAAAACTCTCTTTTCTCATAATCATTTGCCTAATTCCGGCCATTTTTCTTTTCTTAATTAGTCCAGATTGTTTTGGTAATGATATTGAAGCTGAGATAGATACTCAATTAAAAGAATTAGAAAAAATGAAATCGGAACAAGCTAAATTGGATCAAGAGTTAAAAAAATTAGAAAAGACTCAAAAAAATGTGGCTGCTGAAATACATAACATAGAAAATAAGATCGAGAAATTGGAGAATGATATAACAACTTCGAGAAATCGGATTTTACAGCTGGAAAAGGATCGAGCTCTTCTTCGTAAAGATATTGAAGGGCTTAGCCAAGATATTTCCTCAAGTAAAACAAAAATTTCACAAGCTATGGTTCGAGCATATAAAAATAACGTTAACTTTGACTTTTGGAGTGTTTTTTTAGGAAGCAGTGATCCAGCGGAAGTTGAGGAACAATGGTATCTTTTTCAGAAGTATAGCGAGCATGAGATGGGTAACATTTCAAGATATCTCAATAAAAGGCAAAATCTACAAAATAAGCTCAAAGAAATTGAACAGAAAATTAGATTAGAGGCCGTGTTAAAGGAGAAGTTAGTTCTTGATGAGAAAAATGTAAAAAAGCTTGAAGAAACTCGCAAATCTTTACTCAACCAGTTATTAGTTGATAAAAAGAAATTCCAAAATAACCTTGCAGAATTAGTTGCTGCACAAAAAAATGTTACCAATCTTATTTCCCAACTCCAAAAGGAACTCAAGAAAAGTCGAGAAAGTACTTCTGCTTCAACTAAGAATCTTCCACCGGTTAAGATGGGGCGTTTCTTTTGGCCGGTGAGTGGTGGGAAAGTTATTAAAAATTTTGGGATGTCAAAAGACCCAGTTTACCAAATTCAAGTATTTAATCCTGGGATTGATATTGCTGCCAGTCGGGGTGATAATGTTTATGCAGCTCAAGACGGAGTTGTTTTATTAGCCAGAAGTATACGAGGTTATGGAAAAACGATATTAATCGACCACGGTCAAGATGTGGTGACCATGTATGCTTATCTGGATTCAATTCAAGTAAATCCAGGAGATATGGTAAAGGGAGGACAGACAATCGGGTTAGCCGGAGAAACCGGCTTGACCAATGTCCCAGCCGTACACTTTGAAGTTAGAGTGGGAACCAATGCCCAGGAAGATAATCCTATCAAATGGTTGAAGTAA
- a CDS encoding WecB/TagA/CpsF family glycosyltransferase has translation MHGGSSSEHSLLGILISDYSFSDLVSFISEAIQSGQKAHIITLNPEMVARQATDDEFYQALHSADLRIVDGNGILVAARILGITIQHRIPGVELMEELLRIGQEKSWSFYFLGSSPEIVTRLVKNLEIHASKTIISGYHHGYFQDSLPIIEDINQSKPDILLVGLGSPRQELWIHKNRNLLQASIMIGIGGSFDVLCGDKKRAPSLFRKMKLEWLYRIASEPHRLKRVVPAFFRFGWMVLKERLGIK, from the coding sequence ATGCACGGGGGATCGTCATCAGAACATTCATTATTAGGTATTTTAATTTCTGATTACTCCTTTTCTGATTTAGTTTCCTTTATTTCTGAGGCAATTCAATCTGGTCAGAAAGCTCACATCATCACTCTCAATCCTGAAATGGTTGCGCGGCAAGCAACTGATGACGAGTTTTATCAGGCTTTGCATAGTGCTGATTTAAGGATTGTTGATGGGAATGGAATATTGGTAGCAGCTCGAATATTAGGGATAACCATCCAGCACCGTATACCAGGGGTTGAATTGATGGAAGAGCTTCTCAGGATCGGGCAAGAGAAAAGTTGGTCTTTTTATTTTTTGGGAAGCTCTCCAGAGATTGTAACCAGATTAGTAAAAAACCTTGAAATACATGCTTCCAAAACAATTATTTCGGGTTATCATCACGGATATTTTCAAGATTCTTTACCAATTATCGAAGATATAAATCAATCGAAGCCGGATATTCTCTTGGTGGGTTTAGGTTCTCCTCGACAGGAATTGTGGATTCATAAGAATCGAAATTTGCTTCAAGCCTCGATTATGATTGGAATAGGTGGGAGTTTTGATGTACTCTGTGGGGATAAAAAAAGGGCTCCATCATTGTTTCGAAAAATGAAATTAGAATGGCTCTATCGAATAGCTTCCGAACCGCATCGCTTAAAAAGAGTTGTTCCAGCTTTTTTTCGATTTGGTTGGATGGTTTTAAAAGAGAGATTGGGAATAAAATAA
- a CDS encoding DUF5693 family protein, producing the protein MKFSKLFLLIAIISALLGALMVLPTRLKNEAAMKEIEVVCDWQDIEVISLRLGKSVDETLDELKQAGVSVIGVSDYDLKNLQQLGKVLPVAVDHEYPSLLRYFYVSNNSLKESIIHQLSILGRSPIEISPNIIGLNISYEEEDKIGLGWDNNLVQLLKDKGFRIILRPRNWQGITPEILKNLLSDPIYDQADGLIFFGDQVLGNGNSESLMEMANFLEKKKLFWGYTEFVGQKGETILARLAPAQTIRVHSIPPDEIKNYTPLEARERFLRAVKERSVRLLYVRFFTEPSINLWEKNYSYLIALFSDIESSGFTRGTVYPLMPFEPPLVASVLFSLSVAIAIALLYSYFLPGKWIIFIISLFVLSGTLFQDNALNLRIIGVLSGIAYPSLAVFSLIDGFRSKKNPLVPILTAFCMVFAGGLVVSCGLYQWLYVLRIEQYSGVKTSLVIPIILVALYLFKSGYLNRSIHSVVLGTLKRYEFVILMILAGGFVVYLTRSGNFPLLPAGMLESKMRLWLERFLFMRPRTKEFMIGYPALWILLSLRRFNYQPLFKVVLWLGVTIGFITFFNSFCHIHTPFLFILLRFFNAFILSLVVFIFYYIVVRIAYWIWKWLSQFGENDAYKKRTNI; encoded by the coding sequence ATGAAATTTTCTAAACTATTTCTTCTTATAGCAATTATATCTGCTTTGCTTGGAGCGCTGATGGTACTCCCTACACGGTTAAAAAACGAAGCAGCCATGAAAGAAATCGAAGTTGTTTGCGATTGGCAGGATATTGAAGTCATATCACTCCGTTTAGGAAAATCAGTTGATGAAACCTTAGACGAGTTGAAACAAGCAGGGGTAAGCGTTATTGGTGTAAGCGATTATGATTTAAAAAATCTTCAGCAATTAGGAAAAGTACTACCAGTTGCTGTTGATCATGAATATCCATCTCTTCTTCGTTATTTTTATGTTTCTAATAATTCTTTAAAAGAATCGATTATCCACCAGTTAAGCATTTTAGGTCGCTCTCCGATCGAAATTTCCCCGAATATTATTGGCTTAAATATTTCCTATGAAGAAGAAGATAAGATAGGTTTGGGTTGGGATAATAACCTTGTGCAGCTTTTAAAAGATAAGGGATTTCGAATTATACTTCGTCCAAGAAACTGGCAAGGAATTACTCCAGAAATCTTAAAAAACCTTCTTTCTGATCCGATTTATGATCAAGCAGATGGTTTAATATTCTTTGGTGACCAAGTACTTGGAAACGGAAATTCAGAATCTTTGATGGAAATGGCCAACTTCCTTGAAAAGAAAAAGCTATTCTGGGGATACACAGAGTTCGTAGGACAAAAAGGAGAAACCATCCTTGCTCGTTTAGCTCCAGCTCAAACCATTCGAGTTCATAGTATTCCACCCGATGAAATAAAGAACTATACTCCTCTTGAGGCTCGAGAAAGATTTCTTCGAGCTGTAAAAGAACGGTCGGTCCGTCTTCTTTACGTGCGATTTTTTACCGAACCGTCAATAAACCTTTGGGAGAAAAATTATTCCTATCTCATTGCGTTATTTTCTGATATTGAATCCAGTGGATTTACCCGCGGAACGGTTTACCCCCTTATGCCTTTTGAACCTCCCTTGGTTGCCTCGGTATTATTTTCACTTTCGGTGGCAATAGCTATAGCGCTGCTCTATAGTTACTTTTTACCAGGAAAATGGATAATTTTCATTATAAGTTTATTTGTTTTATCGGGAACGCTTTTCCAGGATAATGCGTTGAATTTGAGAATCATTGGTGTTCTTTCTGGTATTGCTTATCCAAGTTTGGCTGTTTTTTCCCTGATTGATGGGTTTCGGTCAAAAAAGAATCCGTTGGTACCTATCCTTACTGCATTTTGTATGGTATTTGCCGGTGGGCTGGTGGTTTCCTGTGGTCTTTATCAATGGCTTTATGTTCTTCGGATTGAGCAATATTCAGGAGTAAAAACCTCATTGGTCATTCCTATAATTTTAGTTGCTCTTTATCTTTTTAAGTCGGGTTATCTGAATCGGAGTATTCATTCAGTGGTTTTGGGAACCTTAAAGCGCTATGAATTTGTTATTTTAATGATTCTTGCTGGAGGATTTGTAGTTTATTTAACCCGTTCAGGTAACTTTCCATTGCTTCCAGCCGGGATGTTAGAAAGTAAAATGAGGCTTTGGTTGGAAAGATTCCTTTTTATGAGACCTCGAACGAAAGAATTTATGATTGGTTACCCGGCTTTATGGATTCTTCTTTCCCTCCGCCGTTTTAATTATCAACCTCTTTTTAAGGTTGTGCTTTGGCTTGGGGTAACGATTGGCTTTATCACCTTCTTCAATTCTTTTTGCCATATCCATACCCCATTTCTTTTCATCCTTCTTCGATTCTTTAATGCCTTTATACTAAGCTTGGTAGTATTCATTTTCTACTATATTGTTGTCCGGATTGCCTATTGGATATGGAAATGGCTGAGTCAGTTTGGAGAGAATGATGCTTATAAAAAAAGAACAAATATATAA
- the csaB gene encoding polysaccharide pyruvyl transferase CsaB, which produces MKDTQKKIFLLGYYGFGNWGDELSLRSIINDLEVISKATPYSFYYLVLTQDSQFSPRSFSNLLVVFRKKIITVLREIARSDYVVVGGGSLLQDSTSFRSLIYYSFLLGWALIFRRPLLFYRCGLGPFHRALSQKIVAFILKRMKLFVARDQESADLVRRLSGSSNRIKIGVDPVVSIDENVLNMTHTKPTVGFFVRYSSLANQDLLVNVLKYLQARIPERIEIVAFHYEYDYKIASQIANQVNCQWKYFQSIEEIQPYFHQLAAVFTMRLHPAILATMMDVPWYALNIDPKIESFANWWGKRNLVLWQDLSEETFFKLYMQCQDIFKNNIEIKNQLRRLDDQSRIWLGEILEQMDNDN; this is translated from the coding sequence ATGAAAGATACTCAAAAAAAAATATTTTTACTCGGGTATTATGGTTTTGGTAATTGGGGAGACGAGCTTTCTCTTCGATCGATAATCAATGATTTGGAAGTTATTTCTAAAGCGACCCCTTATTCTTTTTATTACTTGGTTTTAACTCAGGATAGTCAATTTTCCCCTCGTTCCTTCTCCAATCTATTGGTCGTTTTCCGAAAAAAAATAATTACAGTTTTAAGAGAAATTGCCAGAAGTGATTATGTTGTCGTAGGGGGAGGGAGTCTTCTGCAAGATTCAACGAGTTTTCGATCTTTAATATATTATTCTTTTTTATTGGGTTGGGCGTTAATTTTTCGTCGTCCTCTTTTGTTTTATCGTTGTGGTTTAGGCCCTTTCCATAGAGCTTTAAGTCAGAAGATAGTGGCTTTTATTCTTAAAAGAATGAAATTATTTGTAGCCCGTGATCAAGAAAGTGCAGATTTGGTAAGAAGATTAAGTGGTTCCAGTAATAGAATAAAAATTGGAGTCGATCCGGTAGTCTCAATTGATGAAAATGTTTTAAATATGACTCATACCAAACCAACGGTAGGTTTTTTTGTTCGATACAGTAGTTTAGCTAACCAGGACCTATTGGTTAATGTTTTAAAATACCTCCAGGCAAGAATTCCAGAAAGGATTGAAATCGTTGCCTTTCATTATGAATATGATTATAAAATTGCTTCACAAATTGCCAATCAAGTTAATTGTCAATGGAAATATTTTCAATCAATTGAAGAAATCCAGCCTTATTTTCATCAACTCGCTGCGGTTTTCACCATGAGACTTCATCCGGCAATTTTAGCCACCATGATGGATGTTCCTTGGTATGCTTTGAATATTGATCCAAAGATTGAGTCCTTTGCCAATTGGTGGGGGAAGAGAAACTTGGTGTTATGGCAAGACCTCTCGGAAGAAACCTTTTTTAAATTATATATGCAATGCCAAGATATTTTTAAAAATAATATTGAAATCAAAAACCAGTTAAGACGACTTGATGATCAAAGCCGGATATGGCTGGGAGAAATATTAGAACAAATGGATAATGATAACTGA
- a CDS encoding biotin/lipoyl-containing protein, whose translation MRKFKVRVNGEEFEVEVSEVNESREDGKIQVEKIKRIPREITPTNAPMQVTTVLRAPMPGRVLSVQVKKGERVSGGHVAIILEAMKMENEIQIENEGIVTQVFVEENDTVDTGDPLLECEENPRDIS comes from the coding sequence ATGCGTAAATTCAAAGTCCGGGTCAATGGTGAAGAGTTTGAAGTTGAAGTCTCTGAAGTTAATGAATCCAGGGAAGATGGGAAAATTCAAGTCGAAAAGATCAAAAGAATTCCTCGTGAAATTACTCCGACAAACGCTCCTATGCAAGTGACAACAGTTCTTAGAGCTCCCATGCCAGGAAGAGTTTTATCGGTGCAAGTAAAAAAAGGCGAACGAGTTTCTGGGGGGCATGTCGCTATAATTTTAGAAGCAATGAAAATGGAAAATGAAATTCAAATTGAAAATGAAGGGATTGTGACCCAAGTCTTTGTTGAAGAAAACGATACTGTTGACACCGGTGATCCATTATTAGAATGCGAGGAAAATCCGAGGGATATCTCATGA
- a CDS encoding divergent polysaccharide deacetylase family protein: MKKKTMSLSKTIFWVLIASVLICSAVLIYEIQQDGALNNKYIALAKVIPSQQDRWLSLFLFHEMNNLFPELTVNIIENPETGKSWKVMMEDVPEYYREEISDRLLAIFNVLFGFGFYGEKRTLNEKDVYFLFQDLMPWFTLEVYFQPRYQVAIVIDDLGYNRTNAERFLKLPQKITYAVFPHLPLSRSLGEKFSEQGKEIIIHLPMEALDNEQNNNETLILRTGDDEARVNDIIKKAITNLPTARGLNNHKGSKATQDSKLMRNLMLALKKSNLMFLDSVTSDQSRAFDVAQELGLLSFRRDIFIDGDTSIEYIQQKLREAVSIAKKRGYSIAIGHVKPETYLALESFFHSFNDPEVEFVFLSELIQQSRKKSQNAP; encoded by the coding sequence ATGAAAAAGAAAACAATGTCCCTGAGTAAGACGATATTTTGGGTATTAATTGCCTCGGTCTTGATTTGTTCGGCAGTCTTAATTTATGAAATTCAACAGGATGGAGCGCTCAACAATAAATATATTGCTTTGGCAAAAGTTATCCCTTCCCAGCAAGACCGTTGGCTTTCGTTATTCCTATTCCATGAAATGAATAACCTTTTTCCCGAACTGACTGTAAATATTATTGAAAATCCAGAAACGGGAAAATCTTGGAAAGTCATGATGGAGGATGTTCCAGAATACTACCGTGAGGAGATATCAGATCGTCTCCTGGCAATTTTTAATGTTCTTTTTGGCTTTGGATTTTATGGTGAAAAAAGAACTCTCAATGAAAAAGACGTCTATTTTCTTTTTCAAGATCTTATGCCATGGTTTACCTTGGAGGTTTATTTCCAACCTCGCTATCAGGTGGCGATTGTGATTGATGATTTAGGGTACAATCGAACCAATGCAGAACGCTTTTTAAAACTTCCCCAAAAGATAACCTATGCCGTTTTCCCCCACCTTCCTCTCAGCCGTTCATTGGGAGAGAAGTTTAGTGAGCAGGGAAAAGAAATAATCATTCATCTTCCCATGGAAGCCTTGGATAATGAACAAAATAATAATGAGACTTTGATTTTGAGAACCGGCGATGATGAAGCCCGGGTTAATGATATTATAAAAAAGGCCATTACCAATCTGCCAACGGCACGGGGTCTAAATAACCATAAAGGTTCAAAAGCGACCCAGGATTCTAAGCTAATGAGGAATCTCATGTTAGCTTTAAAAAAATCGAATCTTATGTTTTTAGACAGTGTAACCAGTGATCAGTCGCGGGCTTTTGATGTAGCTCAAGAATTAGGGCTCCTTTCTTTTCGAAGGGATATTTTTATTGATGGAGATACTTCGATTGAATATATCCAACAAAAACTTCGGGAAGCAGTATCAATAGCTAAAAAAAGAGGTTATTCGATTGCTATTGGTCATGTGAAGCCAGAAACTTACCTGGCTCTGGAGTCTTTTTTTCATTCTTTCAATGACCCAGAAGTCGAGTTTGTTTTTCTTTCAGAATTAATTCAACAAAGCAGGAAGAAGAGTCAGAACGCTCCTTAG
- a CDS encoding cell division protein FtsX: MGFVRDAFYNLRKRPSLVLIGFLSIFFTQLIVNIFIFGYLEMEKMGKFSGQSFTIKAYFQSEITDEKAQETVQKLKNLPNVSSIVFLSKEDAQKKFLEYFELTPEDFPVDENPFPLSVEITPKRVESIPELANQVKNTGLFDDVIYGGKNVDVFVRFYHMLLSVGSIVLFLVFIFSLVVIINLIRISIQSRKEEIRVFHLIGATETFIRRPIITEGFFEGLFAGISAFFLGILVFHFLLDFLHAAFPFFPWINLTDIMAPLLVVDTFMGGVIGILGSLIACNSVLKEVLR; this comes from the coding sequence TTGGGTTTTGTACGCGATGCATTTTATAATTTACGAAAGCGACCATCCCTGGTATTGATTGGATTTCTAAGTATCTTTTTTACTCAGCTGATTGTGAACATTTTTATTTTTGGTTATTTAGAAATGGAAAAAATGGGGAAGTTTTCAGGTCAGAGTTTTACCATTAAAGCGTATTTTCAATCTGAAATCACAGATGAAAAGGCTCAAGAAACTGTCCAGAAGTTAAAAAATCTTCCCAACGTCAGCTCTATCGTTTTTCTTTCTAAAGAAGATGCCCAGAAGAAGTTCCTTGAATACTTTGAACTAACACCAGAAGATTTTCCGGTTGATGAAAATCCTTTTCCCCTTTCAGTAGAGATTACACCGAAACGTGTAGAATCGATTCCAGAACTGGCAAATCAAGTAAAAAATACCGGATTATTTGATGATGTGATTTATGGTGGTAAAAATGTCGATGTTTTTGTACGGTTTTATCACATGCTTTTAAGTGTTGGAAGCATAGTACTCTTTTTGGTTTTTATATTTTCATTGGTTGTCATTATTAATTTAATACGGATTTCCATTCAATCCAGGAAAGAAGAAATTCGAGTTTTTCATTTAATTGGAGCGACTGAAACTTTTATACGGCGTCCAATTATTACTGAGGGTTTTTTTGAAGGTTTGTTTGCTGGCATTTCAGCATTTTTTCTGGGTATATTGGTATTTCATTTTCTCCTTGATTTTCTTCATGCTGCATTTCCTTTTTTTCCATGGATAAACCTCACCGATATCATGGCTCCCCTCTTAGTAGTCGACACCTTTATGGGTGGGGTAATTGGTATTTTAGGGAGTCTTATTGCCTGTAATTCGGTGCTCAAGGAGGTGTTAAGATGA
- a CDS encoding cell division ATP-binding protein FtsE — translation MAFIGFDKVYKIYSSGVKALQNVSFSIEEGEFIFLVGPTGAGKTTLMKLINREELPTSGDIWFDDIRINHLDDGYLPFLRRNLGIIFQDLKLIPSRTVYENLIFPLQIMGIKKHLISKLSSRILAMLEMENRKHHLVEWLSGGERQKLCLGRALIHQPQLVLADEPTGNLDQYSAYEMVETLYLYCREEKASVIVSTHNDRLLKSFSGRILQLDQGHLVADRYSRVRVETGF, via the coding sequence ATGGCATTTATAGGTTTTGACAAGGTATATAAAATTTATTCCAGTGGGGTTAAAGCCCTTCAAAATGTTTCGTTTTCGATCGAAGAAGGTGAGTTTATTTTTTTAGTTGGCCCTACTGGTGCTGGGAAAACAACTTTAATGAAACTAATCAACCGGGAAGAGCTTCCAACCTCGGGTGATATCTGGTTTGATGATATCCGTATCAATCATTTAGACGATGGCTATCTGCCTTTTCTTCGTAGAAATTTAGGCATAATTTTTCAAGATTTAAAACTGATACCTTCCCGGACAGTATATGAAAACCTCATATTTCCTTTGCAAATTATGGGAATTAAAAAGCATCTCATATCCAAGTTAAGTAGCCGAATTTTAGCTATGTTAGAAATGGAAAACCGCAAGCATCATTTAGTAGAATGGTTATCAGGCGGGGAAAGGCAAAAATTATGCTTGGGGAGGGCTTTAATCCATCAACCCCAACTGGTTTTAGCCGATGAGCCGACTGGAAATCTTGATCAATATTCTGCTTATGAAATGGTAGAGACCTTATATCTTTATTGTCGGGAAGAAAAAGCGAGTGTAATTGTTTCTACACATAATGATCGGCTGTTAAAAAGTTTCTCTGGTCGAATATTACAACTTGATCAGGGACACTTGGTAGCCGATCGTTATAGTCGAGTAAGAGTTGAAACTGGATTTTAA